Within the Solanum stenotomum isolate F172 unplaced genomic scaffold, ASM1918654v1 scaffold34168, whole genome shotgun sequence genome, the region CACTTTAGGTTTCACAGTTTCTTTAGGCTTTTCCACCACTTTAGGTTTCTCAGGTACTTTAGGGTTCTCCATGACTATCACTTTGGGTTTCTCAGATTCTTTAGGCTTTTCCACGACTACAACTTTGGGTTTCTCAGGTTCTTTAGGCTTCTCCACGACCACTACTTTGGATTTCTCGGGCTCTTTAGGCTTCTCCACGACCACCACCTTGGATTTCTCGGGCTCTTTAGGCTTTTCAGGCACTTTGGGCTTTTCGGGTTCCTTGGGCTTTTGAGACTCTTTGATCTCAATGCTCTTGATTACTCCCCCTCCTTTGCAACACAATTTATCACGAATTTTTTCAGGATTGCAACACAATACAGTGATGGTGACAATATTGGCCTTTTCATCATACGTTTGGTCTCGAATTTCTTGTCCAAAATAATTaacaccaaaataaaaaaataaaaactcagTTTTTATCCACACATATCTTGTCcttataataacaataatatgataattatttaatgaaatataaaatgaaagaaagtgaCTTTTTTCAAAAGAGACATTTAACTTATGTGAAAATTGTAAAAGGAAATTGCAAAAAAGTAACTCACGAGGGAATTTGCAGAGAATTTTTTTGACTTTCTTGTAGCAGCTTGAACATTGAAGATCAACCTTTAGCAACATTATGGCAATCTATTTAACgaaaaaagaacaacaaaaataaagagattaatatatattttggtcaagtaaaataaattacacatatattacaataattcaaaaacttttaaaaGTGTATGTTGCTCGAACTCTTTAAACACACATTCAAAGGCGAAGCTAGaatttttactcatttttatttaacttgtaccttttaatattttctaaaaatctGAGCAACATAGCTTTTAAATGACCTAGTTTAATGTCTATTAGAggaaattaaatagtaaaaattcaTACCTTCTCAGTCTTGTCACCACCCATAGTTGAGAACTAAGAATTTTGATACTTGAAAGTGATAACTAATCTATGGTTTTTGGGTAAACTTGggaagggaaaagaaaaaaaaaagtgtagtTTTATATagtatgaatatgaatgatgtAGAGATGGCTTAAGatagagaaaattgtataaagttgaaattCATGAAATCATCAAGATTGGTAGCTAGCCTCTATTGGTGATGGTGGTGGGGTAGGAGGGGGGGCTATATAAGattagttgttgtttttttaaattttatttttaattttttggttattgataaattctttgatttttctaATGTctgaataaattaattaaattatgtgTTTTTAGTATCTTTATGTTGGACTAGTTTAAAATTTC harbors:
- the LOC125852365 gene encoding protein PELPK1-like, producing MGGDKTEKIAIMLLKVDLQCSSCYKKVKKILCKFPQIRDQTYDEKANIVTITVLCCNPEKIRDKLCCKGGGVIKSIEIKESQKPKEPEKPKVPEKPKEPEKSKVVVVEKPKEPEKSKVVVVEKPKEPEKPKVVVVEKPKESEKPKVIVMENPKVPEKPKVVEKPKETVKPKVVEKPKEPEKPKIVVVEKPKEPEKPKQPVKPTEPEKPKEAPKPAPVALPPQPQPQPHFPPVPEPVIVMPIQGYPHQPSPGMYCCGQCYEGFIGGPCYHDNWYGRPVQPPCYDTYSYGYGPGPGPGPIPYGLPKGCYVNKCDYFSEENASGCSIM